The genomic DNA GCTCTCGAAGAACCCGAAGATGAACCCACCGAGCAGGGCCAAAAGCGGATTCAATCCGCTGAACACGACGGTAGCGAGCGCGATGAACCCGCGGCCGGCAGAGATCCCCTTGGTCACCGATCCGATCCAGGAGACGCTGATGTACGCTCCAGCGAGTCCGGCCAGGACTCCCCCGAACGTGGTGGCGAGGAGCCGGGTTAAGTTGACGTTTATTCCGGCGACGTCCGCCGCCTCTGGATTCTCTCCCACCGCTTTCAGGATCAGCCCGGCGCGGGTTCGGTTAAGGAACCAGTGCACCAAGAACGGGATGACAAGGGCGACGAAGATGATCGGGCTCAGTGTCCCCACCGGAGTGTGGATCGCAGCGAGGCGGGATTCCGCCGGCACGGCGTGGAACCCAGGCGCCCCAAGGACGATCAGTCCGAACGCCACGAATCCCATGGCGAACAGGTTTATTCCGATCCCGGTGATCATCTGGGTCCCCTTCCAGTAGGTGTTGATCACCGAGAAGAGGAGTCCCACAAGCGCTCCCGTCCCCATCCCCACCAGTAACCCGACGGTGGGACCGGCGCTCTCCGCCCCGAGGGCACCGGTGAACGCCGACAGGAGCAAGATCCCTTCCAGACCGATGTTGAACAACCCGCCCGTCTCTCCCACTACCTCCCCGACAGCGGTGAGGGTGATCGGGACCATCGCATGCAGCGAGATAAACAGGATTCCCCAGAAATAAGTCATGTGGCCTCCCTCCGCAAGATCTTTTGAACCCCGCGGCGTATGATCCGGAATATTCGTACCAATTCGGGGATTGACATCGTCAGTACGATTACCCCTTCCACAACCCGTACCATCTCAAGCGGAACTCCAGCGGTGATCTGCATCGTGCGGCCGCCGGCGGTGAGGCCACCGAAGAATACTGCCGCAATCAGTAGGCGGTGAGGCCGCCGAAGAATACTGCCGCAATCAGTATCCCGATCGGGTGATTCCTCCCCACCATCGCCACCGCCATCCCGTCGAACCCGGCGTTGGCGATCTGGGGGAGACCGCTGATCACCGCGTAGGTGGGGGGGTTCCCCATGACGATCGTTGCGCCGGCGAGCCCGGCACCAAACCCTCCGAGAATGAAGGAGAGGAGCATCGTCCGTTTGCTCTTTATCCCGCCGTACTTGGCGGCGGTGGGGTTCAGACCGGCGGCGCGGACCTCGTACCCGGTAGCCGTGTGCCACAGGAGGAAGTAGATAACCAGCGCGAACGCTACTGCGGCGAAGACGGAGTAGGAAAGGTCGGTCCCCCGGATGAGGATCGGGAATCGCGCACTCGGAGGAACGGCGATCGTCCGCTGTCCCCGGAGCGGATCGACAAGGACGTTCGCCACCAGGTAGAATGCGAGGAAGTGCCCGATCCAGTTGAACATGATCGTGGAGATGACTTCACTGACACCGCGCGTGATCTTCAAGATCGCAGGGATCAGGCTCCACGCTGCTCCGGCGAGCATGGCAAAGATCAGCCCGACGATGAGGTGCAGGCCAGGGGGGAGGGTGAAGTATCCGACCGTGACCGCGGCGAGCGCTCCCATGTACACCTGTCCCTCTGCCCCGATGTTGAACATCCCTGCCCGGACGCCGATGGAGAACGTGAGGGCGGTGAGGACGAGGGGTACCCCGCGGGCGATCGAACTGGCGATCCCGTACGAGTCACCGTATGCACCGCGGAACAGGGCCCAGTACGCCTTCCACGGGTTATACCCCCAGATGTACATCAGGATCGCCCCGACGATCAGGCCGAGGAGCCCGGCGAGGACCGATTCGAGTGCCGGGTTCAGCCCGGTGAGGGTGCGGGTAATAAGCTTGCGGTTCGGTTCGTTCACACTCCCTCCTTCGCCATTCCGCCCATCAGCATTCCGATTGTCTCCCGATCGAGCTCGTCCGGCGCCGCCACCGTCATGAATCGCCCCTCGTACATGATCGCCATCCGATCGGCCAGGGCGAGGACCTCGTCGAGGTCAGCGGAGACGAGGAGGATCGCCCTCCCGTTGTTGCGCATCTCGACGAGCAGATCGCGGATGTACTTCGCCGCCCCGATATCCAGCCCGCGCGTCGGTTGGGAAGCGACGATGATCTTCGGATCCTTCGCGAGCTCCCGCCCCACGATCAGCTTCTGCTGGTTCCCTCCGGAGAGGCTCTTCGCCGGAGCGCTCGGGCCGGTCGCCTGAATGTCGAACCGCTCGATCAGTTTCCGGACGTGTTGATTGATCTTTCCCCAGCGCAAGAACGACAGCGGTCCGCTGAACTCCTTCCACCGATGCACCCCGAGGATCGCGTTCTCCGCCAACGTGAACGGGAGGACGAGCCCGAGCCGCCAGCGATCCTCCGGGATGTGCGCCACTCCAAGCCGGTAGATCTCCCGTGGGTCCTTCCCGGTGATCTCCACTCCGCTGATCGTCGCGCGTCCGCTTATGACGGGACGGAGTCCGGTTATCGCTTCAACGAGCTCGGTCTGGCCGTTCCCCTCCACTCCAGCGATCCCGAATATCTCCCCGGAGTAGACGTCGAACGAGAGGTCGTTAACCGCGATCTCCTTGGTATCTCCCTGTACGGTCAGCCCCTCCACATGTAGGATCCCTTCTCCTTCCCGCTTCGGCGTTGCTTTCTTCTCCTCGCGACGGCGGGGGAGGGATTCCGCGCTCAGTTCCACCGCGCTCTCCTCTTCCTCGATCTTCTCCCCGACCATCAGCCGGGCGAGCTGGGCCGGAGTCGCCTGGGAGGTGGGGAGATCTCCGACCAGCTCACCGTGGCGGAGGACGACGATCCGGTCGGTTATCGAACTGACTTCCTTCAACTTGTGTGTGATCAGGATGATCGATTTACCTTCCTCCCGCAGGCGGTGGAGGAAGGAGAAGAGCTCATCAACCTCCAACGGGGTAAGGACCGCCGTTGGCTCGTCGAGGATCAACAGATCGACGTTGCGGGAGAGGACCTTCAAGATCTCCACTCGTTGCTGTTCACCGACGGCGAGTTTCTCCACCGGGATGTCGAGGGGAACGCGCAGTCCGCTTTCCTCCATCAACTCTTCCAGCTTTTTCTTCGTCTCTTCTAGATTGAGCAGGGCGAACGGGCGCTCGTGGCTCAGGGCAACGTTCTCCGCTGCGGTGAACGGGCCGACGAGGGCGAACTGCTGATGAACCATCCCGATCCCGAATTCAAGCGCCTCGCGTGGACTGGAGAAGCGAACCGGCCCCCGCGGGGAGACGACACGCCCCTCGGTTGGAGGGAGGAGACCGGAGAGGATCTTGGTCAAGGTAGTCTTTCCCGCTCCGTTTTCGCCGAGCAGCCCGAGGATCTCCTGCGGGTGGATCTCGAGATCGACCTTCTTTAACGCGACCGTCCCATCGGAGTAGACTTTTGTGATCCCTTCAGCGCGGAGGAAGTATTCGGGAGATTTTTCAGGGCTTGTCGATTTCTCGTTCATCCAAGCTCCCTATGATCGTCAAAGGGCGGGAGAGGGAGCTCTCCCCCTCCCGCCCGGTTTTTAGGTCAGCCTTGTGTCGACCAACTACCGCTCCAATGGGTACTGGGCACGGACCGCGAGCATCTGATCGCGCGTGTCAGCGGTCGGGACCTGGATCGAACCATCGAGGATCCCGGCCTTGAGCTCGTCGATCGCTTCCCAAATCCAGTAAGGGATAGCGGCCCGGTTCGACGCCCAGTTGGCGATGATCTGATACGTGTCGGACGCCTTGATCGCGCCGGCCTTGATTCCGAAGTCCATGAAATCGAGAAGTTCCTTGATTCCGCTGATTCCCACCCCGCCTTCCTTCAGGCCAAGGCTGTGGACTCCGCCCTTGAACGTGCCGTCGACCACGGATTGGACCGCGTCGTAGCAAGCGATGTCCACGCGCTTCATCCCGCTGGCGAGGGTATATTTGGCGTTGCCCATCCAATCCTGATCCGAGTCTACCCCGAAGTAGAACGGAGGGCCGCTCTCGGTCCCCATCGCCTTGTGCTTTTCGGTGATCGCCTCCAGGTCACCGATCCCGAGCGGACCAGCGACGTTGTACACCGCAACCGCACCCTGGGCGAGCTGGGCCTCGGTTGCCGCTTTACCCTTGGCCACGTCGTCGAACGTCCCAGTGTAGGTGTAGAGAAGCCCGACGTTCGGCTTGGCCGCTAATCCCTCGTGCTCCTTGTACTTGTTGAGTCCCCAGTCGATCCCGAACCGATAACCCGCCTCGAAGTGGTAGAGGACCGGGATCTCGATCCCGAGAACCGTCCCAACGTAATCGTAGCCGTAATAGGCGGCGATCATCCCGCCGAGAGCGCCGACCAACGCGGACATCTCATTCTCGCGGAAGACGATGGACATCACGTTCGGCTGATCGACGACCGAGTCGATGATCGCGAACTTCTGGTCAGGGAACTCCTGCGCCGCCTGATTGAGCGCATCCCCGAGGAGGAACCCGACGCAGATGATCAGGTCGAAGTCGCCGCTCCGGGCCAGGTTGCGGATGTTCGGCAGGTAGTCAGCCGCAGTAGCGCTCTGCACTTCCACCATCTGAAGTCCGAAATCTTTCGCCGCTTGGTCCGTCCCCTTGAATCCCATGTCGTTGAACGATAGGTCGCCCCGTCCCCCGACGTCGAGCACGATCCCTATTTTCCCTTTTCCCAATCCGGTCAGAGTAACCAGGGACAGGCCCAGCACCACGAGCGTTAGCAGAATCAACGCTTTTTTCAACTCCTACCTCCTTTTGCCTCTCTTGCTGCCCGTCGAGAAGCTCGACGGCCCTCTTTTATCCATTCTAGCAGAAAGCCGGATGGTTGTAAACAAAATCGGTAAGGCTGCAAAGCTGGTTGCGCGCTTGTGAGAGGAGTCATAGAATGGTCCCATGCGAACGGCGATGATACTCCTCGGACTCATCTGTCTCCTCCCCGTGTCCGCGGTATCCTCCCCGGCCACGCTCGGGGGTGGATTCGCCGATGCGTACACCGCGTTCGCGCCCCTGTACGGCTTCTACCGCTCCTACGCTGACCACTTGTTTTACGGAACCGAGGTGGAGGTTCCGCCTGGGATCGAAGACACCTGCCAGAGCTTCTCCTCCACATTGGGCGACCTTCAACTCGAGCTGATCATCCAGACGGGGAGCGCTGCGGCCCTCACCTATGTCACCCACCTGCGTCAGTCCCTCGTTTCGTTCTGCTCGACCTACGAAGGAGTCTTGGAAACGGTGGAGGGGACGGCGAAGCCCGACCCGAAATTCCTCGCCCAAGCGGCGGACGCCGGGTTCTTCGCCGCGATCTCCAATTTGAACAAGCTGATGGAAAACGCGTTTAACAATGCCATCGACTCCCTCCCGCCCGGGGATCCCCAATGGGAGTTCGCGGCTGCGTTCGTCTGCCGCACCATAATCGATCAGCCGCGGATCACCCACATCGACCCCACGTTGGGGAAGGTACTCCTCGGCTCGGACGAGACCCCGCCGCCGCCCCGGTGGATCCCCGATCGGATCATGGAAGCGATGCACGCGCTTTCTGCTTACTCCGGAAGCGACGTCCCTGCCGCCGAGGTGGATACGGTACGGAAGCTCGCCGAGGAGATCTATTCATTCCTAGTCGGAAAATAAAAAGCGCGCCTGGATTGCTCCAAGCGCGCCTGTCGCTATGCGAAAGCTTGCTTAACTCACGAAATTACGGTGACGTCCTGTGCCTGCAGGCCCTTCTGGCCCTGGCCGATCGTGAACTCCACCCGTTGACCTTCTTCCAACGAACGGTACCCCTCACCGCGGATGGCGGTGAAGTGCACGAACACGTCCTCACCGTCCTCGCGGGAGATGAAGCCGAAGCCCTTGCCGTCGTTGAACCACTTGACTGTTCCGGTCTGGCGCTCTGCCATGGGTGTTACCTCCTTCTTGCTGGGTGTTTCATCGAGACAGAGCGTTTTGCACTCGAAGAGACTTCTAGTTGAAACGACTGCACGACTGCCAACAACAAATAGAATGCTAACCGATCGCCACTCGATTGTCAAGTAAAAATCCGCGGAGTTTCATAAATCGGAAGAAAAACAGCTCAGGAAGCCCCTTTGATCACTTCGTACCCGGCTCGCGCCGCACCGCATTCGCTCCTGAGGAGCTCGGCGTAGCGGGCGGCCCACATGGTGAGCCTCTCCACCGGCTCGTCCATCGGAGCGTACAGCACGGCGATGACATTCCGGGTCGCGGTCGTGATCTTGGTCTCCATCGCGTCTTTGACCGGGTTCCCGCACGGGGTCCATCCGGCCTCGGTTTGGCGACAGACGAGGAGGAGGTCCTCGAGGTCGATCTCCTGACCGGACCGGTTGAACACGTATCTCTCCCCCGGCAGGCCGCGGCGCAGGAGGAGCCGGCGTCCGGTGATATCGGAGTCGAAGATCGAGCCGGGAAGGCCGGAGGCGAGACTGATCGCGTTGTTCACATCGACCGGACAGTTGACGAGGGGGAACTCTCCCTGCAGGGCG from Candidatus Bipolaricaulota bacterium includes the following:
- a CDS encoding ABC transporter ATP-binding protein, which produces MNEKSTSPEKSPEYFLRAEGITKVYSDGTVALKKVDLEIHPQEILGLLGENGAGKTTLTKILSGLLPPTEGRVVSPRGPVRFSSPREALEFGIGMVHQQFALVGPFTAAENVALSHERPFALLNLEETKKKLEELMEESGLRVPLDIPVEKLAVGEQQRVEILKVLSRNVDLLILDEPTAVLTPLEVDELFSFLHRLREEGKSIILITHKLKEVSSITDRIVVLRHGELVGDLPTSQATPAQLARLMVGEKIEEEESAVELSAESLPRRREEKKATPKREGEGILHVEGLTVQGDTKEIAVNDLSFDVYSGEIFGIAGVEGNGQTELVEAITGLRPVISGRATISGVEITGKDPREIYRLGVAHIPEDRWRLGLVLPFTLAENAILGVHRWKEFSGPLSFLRWGKINQHVRKLIERFDIQATGPSAPAKSLSGGNQQKLIVGRELAKDPKIIVASQPTRGLDIGAAKYIRDLLVEMRNNGRAILLVSADLDEVLALADRMAIMYEGRFMTVAAPDELDRETIGMLMGGMAKEGV
- a CDS encoding BMP family ABC transporter substrate-binding protein produces the protein MKKALILLTLVVLGLSLVTLTGLGKGKIGIVLDVGGRGDLSFNDMGFKGTDQAAKDFGLQMVEVQSATAADYLPNIRNLARSGDFDLIICVGFLLGDALNQAAQEFPDQKFAIIDSVVDQPNVMSIVFRENEMSALVGALGGMIAAYYGYDYVGTVLGIEIPVLYHFEAGYRFGIDWGLNKYKEHEGLAAKPNVGLLYTYTGTFDDVAKGKAATEAQLAQGAVAVYNVAGPLGIGDLEAITEKHKAMGTESGPPFYFGVDSDQDWMGNAKYTLASGMKRVDIACYDAVQSVVDGTFKGGVHSLGLKEGGVGISGIKELLDFMDFGIKAGAIKASDTYQIIANWASNRAAIPYWIWEAIDELKAGILDGSIQVPTADTRDQMLAVRAQYPLER
- a CDS encoding cold-shock protein, whose translation is MAERQTGTVKWFNDGKGFGFISREDGEDVFVHFTAIRGEGYRSLEEGQRVEFTIGQGQKGLQAQDVTVIS
- a CDS encoding ABC transporter permease; this translates as MTYFWGILFISLHAMVPITLTAVGEVVGETGGLFNIGLEGILLLSAFTGALGAESAGPTVGLLVGMGTGALVGLLFSVINTYWKGTQMITGIGINLFAMGFVAFGLIVLGAPGFHAVPAESRLAAIHTPVGTLSPIIFVALVIPFLVHWFLNRTRAGLILKAVGENPEAADVAGINVNLTRLLATTFGGVLAGLAGAYISVSWIGSVTKGISAGRGFIALATVVFSGLNPLLALLGGFIFGFFESLATWIQNLAGSKAIPWQFVAMIPYVVTLLVVAGVIGRVRFPKALGEPYKRE